The window AAAAGGGCATACCGAACTGTACCGCGGTGCAGAATATATGGTCGACTTTTTACCGAAAGTAAAAATTGAAATTGTAGTGCCTGACGATATTGTGGAAAACTGCGTTGAAACCATTATGCAAACGGCACAGACAGGTAAAATCGGTGATGGCAAAATCTTTGTTTACGATGTCGCTCGTGTTATCCGTATCCGTACTGGTGAGCAAGACGAAGAAGCAATTTAACTCATTGAGTGAAAAGGCGGTAACGGAAGATACACAGGAATGGGATTAGAACAGTGTATCTTATTATGCGAGTCCGCTACCGCTAAATTGCGAGAATATCAAATACACCACCATTAAAGCAGTTTCTTTTTACTGATACGTTTTTGGAAATGCGCTTCTTATGGGAAGCGCATTTTTTAGCTATTAGTTGAGTGTCAGCACTTTATGAGGACCAAAACACTCATAATGAATTGCATTTTCATTAATCCCCATTGAAATTAATTGTTGGCCAATATGCTGCATGAAGCCAACTGGGCCACAGAAATAGAACTGCATATTCGGCTGGTCAATCCATTCGCGCACTTTTTGTAAATCCATCAATCCTTCATATTGATAATCAAATCCAAGACGGTCGCTGTCACGCGGCTGATTAAACCAAATTGCACAATGCCCTGCTTTTTGTTGTGCCATCAATTGTTGGATTTCGTGGCGAAATGCATGAACTGCACCATTTTCCGCGGCATGTAGCCAATTGATGGTTGCATCATGACCTTGCTGTGTGAGGTGATTTAGCATACTTAACATAGGGGTTAGACCAACACCTGCTGAAATCAACGTTACTGGCGTTTGATTATCGACATCAATAAAGAAGTCGCCACATGGTGGTGCTAAATAAACACTGTCCCCTTCATTGATCTGTTGGTGTAAGAAATTCGACACTGCACCTTGGTCTTCGCGTTTCACTGCAATACGGTAACTTTGCCCATTCGGTGCTGTCGTTAGAGAGTATTGGCGAATTTCTTGGTTAGCAAACCCTTTATGATTGATATAAATCGTAATGTATTGACCTGGACGGTAGTGAGCCACGGGTTCTCCATCAACAGGGACGAACTCAAAACTGGTGATAACATCACTTTGCTGTTGTTTTTGCTTCAGTTTAAATTCGCGTAAACCTGCCCAGCCCCCTATTTTATCTGCATTTTCTTGGTAGATTGAAGCTTCACGATCAATAAAAATGTTAGCTAACACTCCGTAAGCTTTGCCCCAAGCATCAAGCACTTCTTGGCCAGGATTGAGCAATTCATCAATGGCCGCCAGTAAATTTTCACCGACGATTGGGTAATGTTCAGGTTTAATATTCAAACTAGCGTGTTTTTGGGCGATTTTTTCAACGGCAGAAATTAATGCTTCTGGGGTTTCGATATGTACCGCATAGGCGCAAATTGCGTTAAACAATGCTTCGCGTTGCGCGCCATTAGCTTGGTGAGTCATATTAAAAATATCTTTTAATTCAGGATGTTGTTTAAACATTCTGTCATAAAAATGTGCAGTGAGTTTTGGCCCAGTCGCGGCGATAGCTGGAATGGTTGATTTAACAATCGCGATGGTTTGGCTGTCTAACATACAGGTGCTCCTGAATTAATTTCATGTTCTCAGTTGGGAAGCATTCTTGAGTTTTCGTTGAGCTATCAAAAAATAAAATACTTATTTTTCATTGTAATAGCTAAATTTAACTGTGAAAAAAGCCACTTTTTTTGAGAGACATAACGCTTATTTATAAACATGTATTTTAAATACAACTTATAATATTTAAGGGTATATGTAAAGACGTAAACAGATAAAATAGGGCAAAAGTAGGCACATAATGAGAAGGGGCTCGCAATAGCAGATATTCCTACGTCAAAATTTGATATATGAG of the Providencia rettgeri genome contains:
- the hmpA gene encoding NO-inducible flavohemoprotein produces the protein MLDSQTIAIVKSTIPAIAATGPKLTAHFYDRMFKQHPELKDIFNMTHQANGAQREALFNAICAYAVHIETPEALISAVEKIAQKHASLNIKPEHYPIVGENLLAAIDELLNPGQEVLDAWGKAYGVLANIFIDREASIYQENADKIGGWAGLREFKLKQKQQQSDVITSFEFVPVDGEPVAHYRPGQYITIYINHKGFANQEIRQYSLTTAPNGQSYRIAVKREDQGAVSNFLHQQINEGDSVYLAPPCGDFFIDVDNQTPVTLISAGVGLTPMLSMLNHLTQQGHDATINWLHAAENGAVHAFRHEIQQLMAQQKAGHCAIWFNQPRDSDRLGFDYQYEGLMDLQKVREWIDQPNMQFYFCGPVGFMQHIGQQLISMGINENAIHYECFGPHKVLTLN
- the glnB gene encoding nitrogen regulatory protein P-II; amino-acid sequence: MKKIDAIIKPFKLDDVREALAEVGITGMTVTEVKGFGRQKGHTELYRGAEYMVDFLPKVKIEIVVPDDIVENCVETIMQTAQTGKIGDGKIFVYDVARVIRIRTGEQDEEAI